The following proteins are co-located in the Geovibrio ferrireducens genome:
- the kdsB gene encoding 3-deoxy-manno-octulosonate cytidylyltransferase produces the protein MSVVVIPARYESSRLPGKPLAKIGGVPMVLRTAERCMKSSADRVIVVTDDIRVLDACAAADGLECSMSDPAIPSGTDRVAKVAKFIEDDIVINVQGDEPFIDPELIDALIAELRADAGLNMVTACTLFEDGEDTGNPNAVKVVFGADGNALYFSRLPIPYDRDGSGVQRYRHIGIYGFRKDFLLKFSSMEPGRLENTEKLEQLRAMEAGEKIRVVVTGYKPVSVDTAEDLIKAEEYLKRLGNG, from the coding sequence ATGAGTGTTGTTGTTATTCCGGCGCGCTACGAATCAAGCCGTCTGCCGGGCAAACCGCTTGCGAAGATAGGCGGTGTGCCTATGGTTCTGCGCACTGCGGAAAGGTGCATGAAGTCCTCTGCGGACAGAGTCATTGTGGTGACTGACGATATACGCGTTCTTGATGCCTGCGCAGCGGCGGACGGGCTGGAATGCTCTATGTCCGATCCCGCTATACCTTCCGGTACGGACAGGGTTGCCAAGGTTGCAAAGTTTATAGAAGACGATATAGTTATAAACGTTCAGGGGGATGAGCCGTTCATCGACCCGGAACTTATAGATGCGCTCATAGCCGAACTCAGGGCTGATGCCGGGCTTAATATGGTAACTGCATGCACCCTGTTTGAGGATGGTGAGGACACAGGCAACCCCAACGCGGTCAAAGTCGTGTTCGGTGCTGACGGAAACGCCCTTTACTTCTCCCGCCTCCCCATCCCCTATGACAGGGACGGAAGCGGAGTGCAGAGATACAGACACATAGGGATCTACGGATTCAGAAAGGATTTTTTACTGAAATTCTCTTCCATGGAGCCGGGAAGGCTCGAAAACACAGAAAAACTCGAACAGCTCAGGGCTATGGAAGCCGGAGAGAAAATCCGTGTTGTAGTAACAGGATATAAACCCGTCTCCGTTGACACGGCAGAGGATTTAATAAAAGCAGAAGAATATTTAAAAAGGTTGGGAAATGGCTAA
- the acpS gene encoding holo-ACP synthase, translating to MLGCDIVELYRIKAAYARFGQRFLDKILSEREQAVFHKRNKNGLNFLAGRFAAKESISKSLKTGMRGIGFSDIEVLPVRGGAPEVYVRGIKRPDIEVSISHGKDYAIAVSVMRQS from the coding sequence ATGCTGGGCTGTGACATTGTTGAGCTTTACAGGATAAAAGCGGCTTACGCCCGCTTCGGGCAGAGGTTTCTGGACAAGATACTCTCGGAGCGCGAACAGGCTGTTTTTCATAAAAGAAACAAAAACGGGCTCAACTTCCTTGCGGGGAGGTTCGCAGCCAAAGAATCCATATCAAAGTCCCTCAAAACCGGAATGCGCGGAATAGGCTTTTCGGATATTGAGGTTTTACCCGTTCGCGGCGGCGCTCCTGAGGTTTATGTCAGGGGCATTAAGCGCCCGGACATTGAGGTCTCCATATCGCACGGCAAGGATTATGCCATTGCTGTCAGTGTGATGCGGCAGAGCTGA
- a CDS encoding pyridoxine 5'-phosphate synthase — translation MVKLGVNIDHVATVRQARRGHEPDPVQAAVLAELGGADGITVHLREDRRHINERDVMLLRETINIPLNLEMACSEEIIQIALAVLPETCTLVPEKREELTTEGGLDVIGNYDTVKYTVEKLMNAGIAVSIFIDPDNRQIAKAYETGAKYIELHTGSYAEAQGMQKRGELTKLATAADFALETGFIVNAGHGLNYKNVGEVVTLRGMHEVNIGHSIIARSIFTGLTQAVKDMREAIDRAALHAGL, via the coding sequence ATGGTAAAACTCGGCGTAAATATAGATCACGTAGCCACGGTAAGACAGGCAAGAAGAGGGCATGAGCCAGACCCCGTTCAGGCGGCTGTTCTGGCGGAACTGGGCGGCGCAGACGGTATAACCGTCCACCTCAGGGAAGACAGAAGGCACATAAACGAGCGTGATGTCATGCTTCTGCGTGAAACCATAAATATTCCCCTGAACCTTGAAATGGCATGCAGCGAGGAGATCATACAGATAGCCCTCGCAGTTCTGCCCGAAACCTGCACACTTGTGCCGGAAAAGCGTGAGGAACTCACCACCGAGGGCGGGCTTGATGTTATAGGCAATTATGACACTGTGAAATACACTGTTGAGAAGCTTATGAACGCAGGAATTGCAGTGAGCATATTCATAGACCCTGATAACAGGCAGATAGCAAAAGCCTATGAAACAGGGGCAAAATACATCGAACTTCACACAGGAAGCTATGCCGAGGCACAGGGGATGCAGAAAAGGGGTGAGCTCACCAAGCTTGCCACCGCGGCTGATTTTGCTCTTGAAACAGGCTTTATTGTTAACGCCGGTCATGGGCTTAACTATAAAAATGTCGGTGAAGTGGTTACCCTCAGAGGGATGCATGAGGTGAACATCGGGCATTCCATCATAGCCAGAAGCATTTTCACCGGACTCACTCAGGCGGTGAAGGATATGAGGGAAGCCATAGACAGGGCCGCGCTCCATGCTGGGCTGTGA
- the glmM gene encoding phosphoglucosamine mutase: protein MRKYFGTDGVRGKANVFPMTASFALRLGQAAAQQFKNGKKAHRIVVGKDTRISGYMFENALVAGICSMGVDAVQIGVIPTPAIAFITRSLRADAGVVISASHNPYYDNGIKFFSSEGLKLPDEVELAIEQKTDSMVHGGEVSISAENIGKAYRIDTAVGRYVEFVKSSLDKDLDLMGMKIVMDCANGSAYRVAPMAMMELGANVTTIGVEPNGTNINDGVGSVHPEKSAELVRKQGADVGISFDGDADRVIFTDENGEVVDGDIIMGICARQMKLEGRLNKNTLVATVMSNYGFEKSMNGIGINLERCAVGDRYVLAKMLEGGYNIGGEQSGHMIFSDYNTTGDGMVSAIQLLKVMRRTGKRLSELKQFIELFPQVLINEMVEKKVPLEELTASAALIRKAEEKLKGRGRVLVRYSGTENKIRVMTEGDDHDEITEIAQDITKSITDEIGRK from the coding sequence GTGAGAAAATATTTCGGAACCGACGGGGTCAGGGGAAAGGCAAACGTATTCCCCATGACGGCTTCATTCGCGCTTCGTCTTGGTCAGGCGGCGGCGCAGCAGTTTAAAAACGGCAAAAAAGCTCACAGAATTGTTGTGGGAAAAGATACTCGTATTTCAGGCTACATGTTCGAGAATGCGCTCGTGGCTGGAATATGCTCCATGGGTGTGGATGCTGTACAGATAGGCGTTATCCCCACGCCCGCCATAGCGTTCATCACACGCAGTCTCAGGGCTGATGCAGGTGTGGTTATATCCGCCTCTCATAATCCTTACTACGACAACGGAATCAAATTTTTCTCCTCAGAGGGGCTTAAGCTGCCCGATGAGGTTGAGCTTGCCATAGAGCAGAAGACCGACAGCATGGTTCACGGAGGCGAGGTTTCGATCTCCGCCGAGAACATAGGCAAGGCATACAGGATAGACACTGCGGTCGGGCGGTATGTTGAGTTTGTGAAAAGCAGTCTGGATAAGGATCTTGATCTCATGGGGATGAAGATAGTTATGGACTGTGCCAACGGTTCCGCCTACAGGGTTGCCCCCATGGCTATGATGGAGCTGGGTGCTAATGTCACCACAATAGGTGTTGAGCCGAACGGAACAAACATCAACGACGGAGTGGGCTCCGTTCATCCCGAAAAAAGCGCGGAACTGGTCAGAAAACAGGGCGCTGATGTGGGCATATCCTTTGACGGCGATGCTGACAGGGTTATTTTCACAGATGAGAACGGTGAGGTGGTCGACGGCGACATCATCATGGGTATATGCGCCCGTCAGATGAAGCTGGAAGGCAGGCTTAACAAAAATACCCTTGTGGCGACTGTTATGAGCAACTACGGCTTCGAGAAATCGATGAACGGTATAGGCATAAACCTTGAGCGCTGCGCCGTGGGCGACAGATACGTGCTGGCAAAAATGCTTGAGGGCGGCTACAACATAGGCGGCGAGCAGAGCGGACACATGATCTTCTCCGATTATAACACCACAGGGGACGGAATGGTAAGCGCCATTCAGCTTCTGAAGGTTATGCGCAGAACCGGGAAGCGGCTCAGCGAATTAAAGCAGTTTATCGAACTTTTTCCGCAGGTGCTGATCAATGAAATGGTGGAAAAGAAGGTTCCGCTGGAAGAGCTTACAGCGTCTGCCGCTCTTATCAGAAAAGCAGAGGAAAAGCTGAAAGGCAGGGGCAGGGTGCTTGTGCGCTACTCCGGCACGGAGAACAAGATCAGGGTCATGACAGAAGGTGATGACCATGACGAAATCACGGAAATAGCTCAGGACATAACCAAAAGCATAACGGATGAAATAGGCAGGAAGTAA
- a CDS encoding CdaR family protein, translated as MKNLHLKILSIVIAVSLWFGLVTGEYQEFSVYAPVRFKNMQGELVAVSADTHVNVTAKTPRGLMRALDYNAVTIEVDVSALGYGDTYHRLVPSEIKLPSGVELVRVEPEGINITVDKLVKKSTKVVPTFIGEPHPGFKVGSVTVYPEYVEIQGATKKLAGINSIETKPVNLSSKKEGLTYSIGIKETDGVLTSAPEQVEVYVSFKENIVEDTVDNVSVIAVNLDSGLSAAINDIVSVRVKGRKDLLTPENIEKKIKFYVDLENTDKPGRYTMKVYSSKAEGYQVLRITPDKVRIKLERKGE; from the coding sequence ATGAAAAACCTTCATTTGAAAATACTTTCAATCGTTATCGCTGTTTCTCTCTGGTTCGGCCTGGTTACAGGGGAGTATCAGGAGTTCAGCGTTTACGCTCCGGTGAGGTTTAAAAACATGCAGGGCGAGCTTGTGGCCGTTTCTGCCGATACCCATGTGAATGTCACAGCCAAAACTCCCAGAGGGCTTATGCGTGCTCTGGATTACAATGCCGTAACAATTGAGGTGGATGTTTCCGCTCTGGGTTACGGTGATACATACCACAGGCTTGTACCCTCTGAAATCAAACTCCCCTCCGGTGTGGAGCTTGTGCGGGTTGAGCCTGAGGGGATAAATATCACAGTGGACAAGCTGGTTAAAAAATCAACCAAGGTTGTCCCCACCTTCATCGGTGAGCCGCATCCGGGTTTTAAGGTTGGCAGTGTAACAGTATACCCTGAGTATGTTGAGATTCAGGGAGCAACTAAAAAACTTGCCGGAATCAACTCCATCGAGACAAAACCGGTGAACCTCTCCTCCAAGAAGGAAGGGCTTACATACAGCATAGGGATAAAAGAAACTGACGGAGTGCTCACCTCCGCGCCTGAACAGGTTGAAGTGTATGTGAGCTTTAAGGAAAACATTGTTGAGGACACTGTTGACAATGTGTCCGTAATTGCTGTCAACCTTGACAGCGGCCTGTCCGCAGCGATCAATGACATTGTCTCAGTGAGGGTGAAAGGGCGCAAGGACCTGCTTACTCCTGAAAATATTGAGAAAAAGATTAAATTCTACGTGGATCTTGAAAATACAGACAAGCCCGGCAGATACACAATGAAAGTATATTCAAGCAAAGCCGAGGGGTATCAGGTACTCAGAATTACCCCTGATAAGGTTAGGATTAAGCTCGAACGGAAAGGTGAATAA
- the cdaA gene encoding diadenylate cyclase CdaA encodes MPEFLKFVTLIDILDITIIAVVAYRVLLLIKGTRAIQMILGVLLLIVISFASKYMGLKTTSWVLSNFTGYLFITLVVLFQPEIRRALAVFGETRMLGSGGKSTGKVLDEIVKAASILANRQIGALIVIEGNTDLEHYLETGETLRSLVTKDILISIFIPYSPLHDGAVIIKDGEILKAGCILPLSKKVDIGKNYGTRHRAAIGITEETDAVSVTVSEEKGSITVAHKGVLSEELDAEMLRVRLKELFEADRRGTKKK; translated from the coding sequence ATGCCTGAGTTTTTAAAGTTCGTAACACTTATTGATATTCTTGATATAACCATAATCGCCGTTGTGGCGTACAGGGTTCTTCTGCTCATAAAGGGCACAAGAGCCATACAGATGATTCTGGGCGTTCTTCTTCTTATTGTTATTTCCTTTGCTTCCAAATACATGGGGCTCAAAACCACAAGCTGGGTACTGAGCAATTTCACCGGTTATCTTTTCATAACCCTTGTGGTTCTCTTTCAGCCTGAAATAAGGCGTGCACTGGCGGTCTTCGGTGAAACAAGAATGCTGGGCTCCGGCGGGAAATCAACAGGCAAGGTTCTGGATGAAATAGTCAAGGCTGCAAGCATACTTGCCAACAGGCAGATAGGTGCTCTCATCGTTATAGAAGGCAACACAGACCTTGAGCATTACCTCGAAACGGGGGAAACACTGAGAAGCCTTGTTACCAAAGATATTCTTATAAGCATATTCATCCCTTACTCGCCCCTTCATGACGGAGCGGTGATAATAAAGGACGGTGAAATCCTCAAGGCGGGGTGCATACTCCCCCTGAGCAAGAAGGTTGACATAGGTAAAAACTACGGAACCCGCCACAGGGCAGCCATAGGCATTACTGAGGAAACGGACGCAGTGAGCGTGACCGTCAGCGAGGAGAAAGGCTCCATTACTGTGGCTCACAAGGGTGTGCTGAGCGAGGAGCTTGACGCTGAGATGCTGAGGGTCAGGCTGAAAGAACTCTTTGAAGCGGACAGAAGAGGGACTAAGAAAAAATGA
- the folP gene encoding dihydropteroate synthase: protein MRLFEVTPEKERIIYELKKVGVDPYALRMADKAAARAVKICGLKPAQGNIIKQEALACGIDAAVCRGTVNCTVERTDVLIIGTERGLKALAGRLAVQPFNLSEIAADLKSFLVKSKKRSFFSCGREFSLEKPLVMGIFNVTPDSFSDGGILTDEEGIRAKLALFASQGADITDIGGESTRPGSDSVSLDEELKRVLPAVKLAKEMNLFVSVDTYKSKTALKALENGADMINDVSGLTFDADMAKVCADFGAALCVMHIKGEPKSMQDAPSYANLLEEVKNFLYDSADTAVKAGVREDSIILDPGFGFGKTLTDNHVILKYLEEFTSMGFPLLVGVSRKSMIGGITGKPPQERLIGTKSLEAVAVFKGADIIRSHDVAETAEMIKVVDFLRKAGCDA, encoded by the coding sequence TTGAGACTGTTTGAGGTAACGCCCGAAAAAGAGCGGATAATCTATGAACTGAAAAAAGTAGGTGTAGACCCCTACGCCCTGAGAATGGCAGACAAAGCTGCAGCCCGCGCTGTTAAAATATGCGGGCTTAAGCCTGCTCAGGGTAATATTATAAAGCAGGAAGCTCTTGCATGCGGTATAGATGCCGCCGTGTGCAGAGGCACGGTAAACTGTACGGTGGAGAGAACGGATGTTCTTATCATCGGCACTGAAAGAGGGCTGAAAGCTCTGGCCGGAAGGCTTGCCGTTCAGCCCTTTAATCTGTCTGAGATCGCAGCCGATCTCAAATCTTTTCTCGTAAAATCAAAAAAACGTTCATTCTTTTCATGCGGAAGGGAATTTTCACTGGAAAAACCTTTGGTTATGGGTATTTTTAATGTGACCCCGGATTCTTTCAGCGACGGAGGCATCCTCACTGATGAAGAGGGAATCAGGGCAAAGCTTGCCTTGTTCGCCTCTCAGGGTGCTGATATAACCGACATCGGCGGTGAGTCCACCAGACCCGGTTCGGACTCTGTTTCACTTGATGAAGAGCTGAAAAGAGTGCTCCCCGCTGTTAAGCTTGCTAAGGAAATGAATCTTTTTGTGTCTGTAGACACTTATAAAAGCAAAACAGCGCTAAAGGCTCTTGAAAACGGAGCCGATATGATAAATGATGTCAGCGGTCTTACCTTTGATGCGGACATGGCAAAAGTATGCGCGGATTTCGGCGCAGCGCTGTGTGTGATGCATATCAAGGGCGAGCCGAAAAGCATGCAGGATGCGCCCTCATACGCCAACCTGCTTGAAGAGGTTAAAAACTTCCTTTACGATTCGGCGGATACTGCTGTGAAAGCGGGCGTAAGAGAGGATTCCATAATTCTTGATCCGGGGTTCGGATTCGGAAAGACTTTAACGGATAATCACGTTATCCTTAAATATCTGGAGGAATTCACCTCAATGGGTTTTCCGCTCCTTGTGGGAGTTTCCAGAAAATCCATGATCGGCGGTATAACCGGAAAACCGCCGCAGGAGAGGCTTATCGGAACAAAATCCCTTGAGGCGGTCGCCGTTTTCAAGGGGGCTGACATTATCCGTTCCCACGATGTGGCGGAAACCGCCGAGATGATTAAGGTGGTTGATTTCTTAAGAAAGGCAGGGTGTGATGCCTGA
- the ftsH gene encoding ATP-dependent zinc metalloprotease FtsH, with translation MNNNLYKNMALWLVIAFIMVFLFNIISGTQGVIKNISYSEFLQSVQSGEVDSVTIKQEKLNGQYKDGTQFESYAPNDPELVKLLVDHKVKITARPPDKSPWYMQVLISWLPMILLIGVWIFFMRQMQGGGGGGKAFSFGKSKAKLLTQDQQKVTFKDVAGIEEAKEELEEIIEFLKDPHKFQKLGGKIPKGVLLVGPPGTGKTLLAKAVAGEAGVNFFSISGSDFVEMFVGVGASRVRDLFDQGKKHAPCIIFVDEIDAVGRHRGAGLGGGHDEREQTLNQLLVEMDGFESNEGVILIAATNRPDVLDPALLRPGRFDRQVVVPRPDMQGRLQILKVHTTKIPLDPEVDLETIAKGTPGFAGAELANLVNEAALLAARRNKEKVDMKDIEDSKDKVTMGKERRSMVIKDAEKENTAYHEAGHAIVAKLVPGADPVHKVSIIPRGMALGVTQQLPEDDRHMYTKEFMEGMLAVLMAGRCAEEVIYGRLSTGAGNDIERATDIARKMVCSWGMSEKMGPLAFGKKDDQVFLGRDFGHTKDYSESTAVMIDEEVKRFVLTGYNNAKDILKNNMGLLHAVTRLLLEKETIDGHEIDELTAKIESGEIDPAMLLPIERKSEVKAESAEVKEGEEAQVETV, from the coding sequence ATGAACAACAACCTCTATAAAAATATGGCTCTCTGGCTTGTTATAGCATTCATCATGGTGTTCCTGTTTAACATAATTTCAGGAACTCAGGGAGTCATCAAGAACATATCATACTCGGAGTTTCTTCAGTCCGTTCAGAGCGGCGAGGTTGATTCCGTTACCATTAAACAGGAAAAGCTCAACGGACAGTACAAGGACGGAACCCAGTTTGAAAGCTATGCTCCGAATGATCCCGAACTTGTGAAACTGCTTGTTGACCATAAGGTTAAAATAACCGCACGTCCGCCTGACAAGAGCCCGTGGTATATGCAGGTTCTTATCTCATGGCTGCCTATGATACTGCTTATCGGTGTCTGGATTTTCTTCATGCGCCAGATGCAGGGGGGCGGGGGCGGAGGCAAGGCCTTCAGCTTCGGCAAAAGCAAGGCGAAGCTCCTCACGCAGGATCAGCAGAAGGTCACTTTCAAGGATGTTGCGGGTATTGAAGAGGCGAAGGAAGAGCTTGAGGAAATAATAGAGTTCCTTAAAGACCCCCATAAATTCCAGAAGCTCGGCGGTAAAATCCCCAAAGGCGTACTCCTCGTGGGCCCTCCGGGAACAGGTAAAACCCTGCTGGCAAAAGCTGTTGCCGGTGAAGCGGGCGTAAACTTTTTCAGCATAAGCGGCTCGGACTTCGTGGAGATGTTCGTGGGCGTGGGTGCTTCCCGTGTGCGCGACCTTTTTGATCAGGGTAAAAAGCATGCCCCCTGCATCATTTTCGTGGATGAGATAGATGCTGTGGGCCGTCACAGAGGCGCAGGTCTCGGCGGCGGGCACGATGAAAGGGAGCAGACCCTCAACCAGCTTCTCGTTGAGATGGACGGGTTTGAATCCAATGAAGGTGTTATCCTTATTGCTGCCACAAACAGGCCGGACGTTCTCGACCCCGCTCTGCTCAGACCGGGCAGGTTTGACAGACAGGTGGTTGTCCCCAGACCGGATATGCAGGGCAGGCTCCAGATACTTAAAGTGCACACAACCAAAATACCCCTCGATCCCGAAGTGGATCTTGAAACCATAGCAAAAGGAACCCCCGGTTTTGCCGGAGCGGAACTGGCAAACCTTGTTAACGAGGCCGCTCTCCTTGCCGCCAGACGCAACAAGGAAAAAGTGGACATGAAAGACATAGAGGACTCCAAGGATAAAGTAACCATGGGCAAGGAAAGACGCAGCATGGTTATCAAAGACGCGGAGAAGGAAAACACAGCATACCACGAGGCAGGCCACGCAATAGTCGCCAAGCTTGTTCCCGGTGCTGACCCTGTCCACAAGGTAAGCATTATCCCCAGAGGAATGGCGCTCGGCGTTACCCAGCAGCTTCCTGAGGATGACAGACACATGTACACCAAGGAGTTTATGGAAGGCATGCTTGCTGTTCTCATGGCGGGAAGATGTGCGGAAGAGGTTATATACGGCAGACTGAGCACAGGTGCCGGAAACGACATCGAACGCGCCACCGACATAGCCCGCAAGATGGTCTGCTCATGGGGTATGAGCGAGAAGATGGGCCCTCTCGCCTTCGGTAAGAAGGATGATCAGGTGTTCCTCGGACGCGATTTCGGACATACGAAAGACTACAGCGAATCAACGGCTGTTATGATCGATGAGGAAGTTAAGCGCTTCGTGCTCACCGGTTATAACAACGCTAAGGATATACTTAAAAATAACATGGGACTGCTGCACGCCGTCACCAGACTTCTCCTTGAAAAAGAAACCATCGACGGACATGAAATAGATGAGCTGACAGCAAAAATCGAATCAGGGGAGATAGACCCCGCCATGCTTCTGCCCATCGAAAGAAAAAGCGAAGTTAAAGCTGAATCCGCCGAGGTTAAGGAAGGGGAAGAAGCGCAAGTTGAGACTGTTTGA
- the hpt gene encoding hypoxanthine phosphoribosyltransferase: MNKHTLAGYISEESISGKVAELAEKINNDFAGKELLVVGVLKGSFIFMADLVRRLDKPMVETAFITVSSYKGASTKSSGSVQLVCDIDKPLKDKCVLLVEDIVDTGYTINYLTKMLKVRDPEYVGVCALLDKPSRRIMDFTPDYVGFSIPDKFVVGYGLDYDGKYRNLADIRVVEFQ; this comes from the coding sequence GTGAACAAGCACACACTTGCGGGTTACATATCGGAAGAGAGCATCAGCGGAAAAGTCGCTGAGCTGGCAGAGAAAATAAATAACGACTTTGCGGGCAAGGAGCTTCTTGTCGTGGGCGTTCTTAAGGGTTCTTTCATTTTTATGGCGGATCTGGTGAGAAGGCTTGATAAACCTATGGTTGAAACTGCGTTCATAACGGTTTCCAGCTACAAAGGCGCCAGCACAAAGTCAAGCGGCTCGGTACAGCTTGTCTGTGATATTGATAAACCACTGAAAGACAAATGTGTTCTTCTTGTGGAAGATATTGTGGACACGGGCTATACTATCAATTATCTTACCAAGATGCTTAAGGTGCGCGACCCCGAATATGTCGGTGTGTGTGCTCTTCTGGATAAGCCTTCAAGGCGTATAATGGACTTCACTCCTGACTACGTGGGCTTTTCCATACCGGACAAATTTGTTGTGGGTTACGGGCTTGACTATGACGGTAAATACCGGAACCTTGCGGATATAAGAGTGGTTGAGTTTCAGTAA
- the tilS gene encoding tRNA lysidine(34) synthetase TilS: MILSFDRYMEESAGSMAGRKVLAAFSGGKDSCALLHWLYINSQRLKIAFGACHVNHMIRGENADRDEAFCRAFCEKRGIDFYAEKRNVPELASKQGQGLEHAARKLRYEALEAAAERGEFELILTAHTRDDMAETFFIRVFQGASPHSLGGIRLTRGNIFRPMLKISTEDVLEYIEKNGIETTFDETNLDSSYLRNWVRGEVVSEIKRYNPAFLDKVIQLMEQSALLDAETEKRCCGVYSHSGGVFIAETDRLFALSPLEQAWVVRRMLSGCFRAEKRHVDTVLALASESESARIDLPEGYNAECSYGRLRVFHSELIKPVSAVKQAGERELTAGGRVLEFSGALIDAEITVRTRRNGDRIGGRKLKDIFINSKTELFDRDRALIAEKDGKIIWTERVFQNQDISLRKAEDD; the protein is encoded by the coding sequence ATGATTTTATCCTTTGACAGATACATGGAAGAAAGCGCCGGAAGCATGGCGGGCAGGAAAGTTCTTGCCGCTTTCTCCGGCGGAAAGGATTCATGTGCTCTTCTCCACTGGCTTTATATTAATTCGCAAAGGCTGAAAATTGCCTTCGGAGCCTGTCATGTCAATCACATGATACGCGGTGAAAATGCGGACAGGGATGAGGCTTTCTGCCGTGCGTTCTGCGAAAAGCGCGGTATAGACTTTTATGCGGAGAAAAGAAATGTTCCCGAACTGGCTTCAAAACAGGGGCAGGGGCTGGAACATGCAGCCAGAAAGCTCCGCTATGAGGCTCTGGAAGCCGCTGCTGAAAGGGGAGAGTTTGAACTGATCCTCACCGCCCACACCAGAGACGACATGGCGGAAACCTTCTTCATAAGGGTTTTTCAGGGCGCGTCCCCTCACTCTCTCGGCGGTATAAGGCTGACGAGGGGGAACATCTTCCGCCCCATGCTGAAAATCTCCACGGAAGATGTTCTGGAATATATAGAAAAGAATGGCATAGAGACCACTTTCGATGAAACGAATCTGGACTCCTCATACCTGCGTAACTGGGTGAGGGGAGAGGTGGTTTCAGAGATAAAACGATATAATCCCGCCTTTCTGGACAAAGTTATACAGCTTATGGAGCAGTCTGCCCTGCTTGATGCGGAGACTGAGAAGCGCTGCTGCGGGGTATACAGCCACAGCGGCGGGGTGTTTATTGCGGAAACTGACAGGCTTTTTGCCCTGAGCCCGCTTGAACAGGCGTGGGTTGTGCGGCGGATGCTTTCCGGGTGCTTCCGCGCGGAGAAAAGGCATGTTGATACTGTTCTTGCACTGGCATCGGAGAGTGAATCTGCCCGGATCGATCTGCCGGAGGGCTATAATGCGGAATGCTCGTACGGCAGACTGAGGGTGTTTCACTCGGAACTTATAAAGCCCGTAAGCGCAGTAAAGCAGGCGGGAGAAAGGGAACTGACGGCAGGCGGCAGGGTGCTGGAGTTTTCCGGAGCGCTCATTGATGCGGAAATAACAGTAAGAACCCGCAGGAACGGCGACCGCATAGGCGGCAGAAAGCTTAAAGATATTTTTATAAACAGTAAAACTGAACTTTTTGACAGAGACAGGGCTCTTATTGCGGAGAAAGACGGTAAAATTATCTGGACTGAAAGGGTTTTTCAGAATCAGGATATATCTCTCCGCAAGGCTGAGGATGATTAG